Proteins from one Coturnix japonica isolate 7356 chromosome 5, Coturnix japonica 2.1, whole genome shotgun sequence genomic window:
- the ZDHHC22 gene encoding palmitoyltransferase ZDHHC22: MLVLRLLNVVAPAYFLCISLVTFVLQIFLFIPSMFRDPSTTSLFSPALLHGALFLFLSANALGNYILVIQSSPEELGKGLNLGEGAEMVADWLDGSRSPGSALPSTHYCRLCARVTQRHDHHCFFTGNCIGSRNMRNFIMFCLYTSLACLDSLVAGMAYISASLSMSFANPLAFLTLLPHSISQFFSGALLSSEMFVILMLYLWLGIGLACAGFCCHQMLLILRGQTRYQVRKGIVVRARPWRENLREVFGKRWLLGLLIPMLNVGSDCRRQKVK; encoded by the exons ATGCTAGTTCTCAGGTTGCTCAATGTTGTTGCTCCAGCCTACTTCTTGTGCATCTCCCTAGTGACCTTCGTCCTCCAGATCTTTCTCTTCATCCCCAGCATGTTCAGAGACCCCTCCACCACCTCacttttctctcctgctctgctgcatggggccctcttcctcttcctctcagCTAATGCCCTGGGCAACTACATCCTCGTGATCCAGAGCTCCCCTGAGGAACTGGGCAAGGGCTTAAACTTGGGCGAAGGAGCTGAAATGGTGGCGGACTGGCTGGATGGAAGCAGGTCCCCTGGCTCAGCCTTGCCCAGCACTCACTACTGTAGACTGTGTGCCAGAGTCACCCAGAGGCATGACCACCACTGTTTCTTCACAGGGAACTGCATTGGGAGCAGGAACATGCGGAACTTCATCATGTTCTGCCTCTACACCTCCTTGGCTTGCCTCGACTCCTTGGTGGCAGGCATGGCTTACATTTCTGCTTCACTCTCTATGTCCTTTGCAAACCCACTCGCCTTCCTCACACTTCTGCCTCACTCTATCAGCCAGTTCTTCTCAG gggctctgctcagctctgagaTGTTTGTCATCCTCATGCTCTACCTCTGGCTTGGGATCGGGCTGGCCTGTGCGGGGTTCTGCTGCCACCAGATGCTGCTGATCCTGCGTGGGCAGACACGGTACCAGGTGCGGAAGGGGATAGTGGTGAGAGCCCGTCCCTGGAGGGAGAATCTGCGTGAGGTCTTCGGCAAGAGATGGCTGCTGGGGCTTCTCATCCCTATGTTGAATGTGGGAAGTGACTGCCGCAGgcagaaagtgaaataa